A region from the Cryptosporangium arvum DSM 44712 genome encodes:
- a CDS encoding TIR domain-containing protein → MSFTADDASWAEWIALALRDAGYDVIFQPWSMTPGTQWPSKVDEAVEADHTVAVVSAAYLDSAVCRAEWTAAWARDPVGDTRRLIPVRIEDCALQGVLPQVVYSDLFDVGRTPVGRDRLLTAVAGGPVVAAAAPARRRDHLDRQRVRIRQYPPAGGLLGRESELAELSAFCRGEAPYAWWVGEAWAGKSALMSEFALKPPDDLEVVSFFVDSRRLAEATGAEFVESIGAQLSDLVTAGQADAAIGSFGESWLMLLEQAAERVRRSGRRLLVLVDGLDEDRRSAGVPSIATLLPIRLPDGVRILVTSRPEPGLPADVRDDHPLRACTPRRLAQLGYAADDERRAGQELDVLLDTEQVHGGLLGLITAAGGGLRPEDLAELAGLTLRDVERMLGSFFGRTIVRVAAEKGGAADGGGSTLTFAHAALQATAEARLADRLPGHRREIIAWADAYAARRWPAGTTPPYLLFDYPGMLRAAGEQDALTRLATDAFRHDRLYAETSSDAAALAETREAHDLICATGRPAVADLTVLAGVSAARDRLLHRNRYLPVTLPALWLALGDRPRAAALFRSITDLDRSKEAQRALSRADPSPEPSATPLNEYQWIQAVARAIGSAVDPARLVAEVLRMAGRITDPYQCADALTMVVKSLAEADRATLAEPVIEEAAARAAQLVESKHVQAITALARAVAQAGQVARAVTLARTVTDQREQGRVLLALGLALIDLGVYSGAESVGVSLEDGPQRGRVLAALAAALAESGELHRAEQVAHRIGHPYWETAAWLDIAEIARDKGDRSTMDKLMRRAGRSERQIPPDDATSQDNIRFRRASALARQGDAVGACKLLGRISTPRVRINALPRVSKLVAESQQPAGAISVLRLYGSSPGYAKARVRATTEVVALLARRDATLARELAGSIRPPERRVEALVSLAQVHLANGDLGAADAVVAEIPTAEGRASGYAAMLRLADETDETRMRTLAERAVRCCASIGSRERRSATLVLVAGAALDRGLMDVARELAGRAEEVVRHDDEAEAVLDACAAARAYQEPDGPAGLLLAEAQRRLDLIGDRERWLVAALEVAKTAQDVGDQDVAWRAARAVAAPYRPGQCVADLAVALADAGCLDLAEQHALAVRPARQQADALAAVAGAAASAGQDAHCGTVLDKARRAADRVDDLADRVEALGTLVAVAKAAGRRQQAWSLTRRAEGVIGTISHPGQRAAARARLAAATAPNAPRRTDRTTTEAEADLLLDPGERSAALRDLACAAAGAGDEKRAQALAERAAALIPPSIGTEWSMGVQTGLARIALTIGDHDLAHAVIWAMRDGAERTRLQLTLAEALADDDDFAAGGRAPTRTAVPGERSSTGTAAENPALAAVAEARRLVAEDGLAAAEQWAATLTDPRSRCVAFTTLVEAAGERPSETRRFGEEAARWADRIEDSKLKARALAALARTVARTGDRVSARELTERAKAVRVARQTEVLVELVKTMAIIGDYQRCRQLALLMPQPQSSRALVAAAGERSDHEGLLPIVCLALRNGSWRTVVEDPQALPADVVTAIAAAARNRLLGG, encoded by the coding sequence GTGTCGTTCACTGCTGACGACGCCTCATGGGCGGAATGGATCGCGCTGGCGCTCCGCGACGCGGGCTACGACGTGATCTTTCAACCCTGGTCGATGACGCCGGGTACGCAGTGGCCGTCGAAGGTCGACGAGGCGGTGGAGGCCGATCACACGGTGGCCGTCGTCTCGGCGGCCTACCTGGACTCGGCGGTGTGCCGGGCGGAATGGACGGCCGCGTGGGCCCGTGATCCGGTCGGCGACACTCGGCGGCTGATCCCGGTTCGCATCGAGGACTGCGCGCTCCAGGGTGTGTTACCTCAGGTCGTCTACAGCGATCTGTTCGATGTGGGCAGGACGCCGGTCGGGCGCGATCGATTACTGACCGCCGTTGCGGGCGGGCCGGTGGTCGCGGCGGCCGCGCCCGCCCGGCGGCGCGATCATCTGGACCGGCAGCGGGTCCGGATCCGGCAGTACCCACCGGCAGGCGGGTTGCTCGGCCGCGAGTCCGAACTGGCGGAACTGAGCGCCTTCTGCCGTGGCGAGGCCCCCTACGCGTGGTGGGTCGGCGAGGCCTGGGCCGGGAAGTCGGCGCTGATGTCGGAGTTCGCCCTCAAGCCGCCGGACGACCTCGAGGTCGTGTCGTTCTTCGTCGACTCGAGACGGCTGGCCGAGGCGACCGGCGCGGAGTTCGTGGAGTCGATCGGGGCGCAGCTGTCGGATCTGGTCACCGCCGGTCAGGCGGATGCGGCGATCGGCTCGTTCGGCGAGAGCTGGCTGATGCTGCTGGAACAGGCGGCCGAGCGGGTCCGCCGGTCGGGCCGCCGGTTGCTGGTGCTGGTGGACGGCCTCGACGAGGATCGCCGGTCGGCCGGGGTTCCGAGCATTGCGACGTTGCTGCCGATCCGGCTCCCGGACGGCGTGCGGATCCTGGTGACCAGCCGTCCCGAGCCGGGCCTGCCCGCCGACGTCCGCGACGACCATCCGCTGCGCGCGTGCACGCCCCGCCGGCTGGCCCAGCTGGGGTACGCCGCCGACGACGAGCGACGCGCCGGCCAGGAACTGGATGTGCTGCTCGACACCGAACAGGTGCACGGCGGACTGCTCGGATTGATCACGGCGGCGGGGGGTGGCCTCCGACCCGAGGACCTGGCCGAACTGGCCGGGCTCACGCTCCGGGACGTCGAGCGGATGCTCGGAAGTTTTTTCGGCCGCACCATCGTGCGCGTGGCCGCGGAAAAGGGAGGTGCCGCGGACGGCGGCGGGTCGACCCTGACGTTCGCCCATGCCGCATTGCAGGCGACAGCCGAGGCCAGGCTCGCCGACCGTCTCCCGGGCCACCGCCGCGAGATCATCGCCTGGGCGGATGCCTACGCGGCGCGGAGATGGCCGGCCGGGACGACGCCTCCCTATCTGCTGTTCGACTACCCCGGCATGCTGCGCGCGGCGGGCGAGCAGGACGCACTGACGCGGCTGGCCACCGACGCCTTCCGCCACGACCGCCTCTACGCGGAGACCTCCAGCGACGCCGCGGCACTCGCCGAGACCAGGGAGGCGCACGACCTGATCTGCGCCACGGGCCGGCCCGCCGTCGCCGACCTGACCGTGCTGGCCGGGGTCTCGGCCGCCCGCGATCGGTTGCTGCACCGCAACAGGTACCTGCCCGTGACGCTGCCCGCGCTGTGGCTGGCGCTGGGTGACCGGCCCCGCGCCGCTGCGCTGTTCAGGTCGATCACCGACCTCGACCGGAGCAAGGAGGCCCAGCGGGCGTTGAGTCGCGCCGACCCGTCCCCGGAGCCGAGTGCGACGCCACTGAATGAGTACCAGTGGATCCAGGCGGTGGCGCGGGCGATCGGGTCGGCGGTGGACCCCGCGCGGCTGGTCGCCGAGGTCCTCCGGATGGCCGGGCGGATCACCGACCCCTACCAATGTGCCGACGCGCTGACGATGGTCGTCAAGTCGCTGGCCGAGGCCGACCGGGCCACGCTGGCCGAGCCGGTCATCGAGGAGGCGGCGGCCCGGGCGGCGCAGCTCGTGGAGTCCAAGCACGTCCAGGCGATCACCGCGCTGGCGCGGGCGGTGGCCCAGGCCGGCCAGGTCGCGCGCGCCGTGACGCTGGCGCGGACCGTCACCGACCAACGCGAACAAGGCCGCGTGCTCCTCGCGCTGGGGCTGGCCCTGATCGATCTGGGCGTGTACTCCGGCGCGGAGTCGGTGGGCGTGTCGCTCGAGGACGGCCCGCAGCGAGGGAGGGTGCTCGCGGCACTGGCGGCGGCGCTGGCCGAGTCCGGTGAGCTGCACCGCGCCGAGCAGGTCGCGCACCGGATAGGTCACCCCTACTGGGAGACTGCGGCCTGGCTGGACATCGCGGAGATCGCCAGGGACAAGGGCGACCGGAGCACGATGGACAAACTCATGCGCCGGGCCGGGCGGTCCGAGCGGCAGATCCCGCCCGACGACGCCACCTCGCAGGACAACATCCGGTTCCGGCGGGCCAGCGCGCTGGCCCGACAGGGCGACGCGGTGGGGGCCTGCAAGCTCCTCGGCCGGATCAGTACCCCGAGGGTGCGGATCAACGCGCTGCCCAGGGTCTCGAAGCTGGTTGCGGAGTCCCAACAGCCCGCCGGGGCGATCTCCGTACTACGGCTCTACGGCAGCTCTCCCGGCTACGCGAAGGCCAGGGTGAGAGCGACCACCGAGGTCGTCGCGCTGCTGGCCCGGCGGGATGCCACGCTCGCCCGCGAGCTGGCCGGCTCGATCCGGCCGCCCGAGCGGCGCGTCGAGGCGCTGGTGTCGCTGGCTCAGGTGCACCTGGCCAACGGTGACCTCGGTGCGGCGGACGCCGTCGTTGCCGAGATTCCGACCGCGGAGGGCCGGGCCAGCGGATACGCGGCGATGCTGCGCCTGGCCGACGAGACCGACGAGACGCGGATGCGGACGCTGGCCGAGCGCGCCGTCCGCTGTTGCGCGTCGATCGGGAGCCGCGAGCGACGGTCGGCGACGCTCGTCCTGGTGGCCGGCGCCGCGCTCGACAGAGGCCTGATGGACGTCGCTCGTGAGCTGGCCGGGCGGGCCGAGGAGGTGGTCCGCCACGACGACGAGGCCGAAGCGGTCCTCGACGCCTGCGCGGCCGCGCGCGCCTACCAGGAGCCCGACGGCCCGGCCGGGTTGCTGCTGGCCGAGGCCCAGCGGCGTCTGGACCTGATCGGTGACCGGGAGCGATGGCTGGTCGCAGCCCTCGAGGTCGCCAAGACGGCACAGGACGTCGGTGACCAGGACGTCGCCTGGCGAGCCGCGCGTGCGGTCGCCGCGCCCTACCGGCCTGGTCAGTGCGTGGCGGACCTGGCGGTCGCGCTGGCCGACGCGGGCTGCCTGGACCTGGCCGAACAGCATGCGCTCGCGGTCCGGCCGGCCCGGCAGCAGGCGGACGCGCTGGCCGCCGTCGCCGGGGCGGCGGCCAGCGCCGGCCAGGACGCGCACTGCGGCACAGTGCTGGACAAGGCGCGGCGGGCGGCCGACCGGGTCGACGACCTGGCCGATCGGGTCGAGGCGCTGGGGACGCTGGTCGCGGTGGCGAAGGCGGCCGGACGCCGGCAGCAGGCGTGGAGCCTGACGCGTCGGGCCGAGGGCGTCATCGGGACGATCTCGCACCCCGGGCAGCGAGCCGCGGCGCGGGCACGGCTGGCCGCCGCGACCGCCCCGAATGCCCCCCGGCGGACGGATCGCACGACGACGGAGGCGGAAGCCGATCTCCTGCTCGATCCGGGCGAACGTTCAGCCGCCCTCCGCGACCTGGCCTGCGCCGCGGCCGGGGCCGGTGACGAGAAACGCGCCCAGGCGCTGGCCGAGCGGGCCGCCGCACTGATCCCGCCCAGCATCGGCACCGAGTGGTCGATGGGCGTCCAGACCGGCCTGGCCCGGATCGCCCTGACGATCGGTGACCACGACCTGGCCCACGCCGTGATCTGGGCCATGCGCGACGGTGCCGAACGGACGAGGCTGCAGCTGACGCTCGCCGAGGCGCTGGCCGACGACGACGACTTCGCCGCCGGCGGCCGGGCGCCGACCCGGACGGCCGTCCCCGGCGAGCGGAGCAGCACCGGCACGGCTGCCGAGAATCCGGCGCTCGCGGCCGTCGCGGAGGCCCGGCGGCTGGTGGCCGAGGACGGCCTGGCCGCGGCCGAGCAGTGGGCTGCCACGCTGACCGACCCCAGGAGCCGGTGCGTCGCCTTCACGACGCTGGTCGAGGCGGCCGGCGAGCGTCCCTCGGAGACCCGCCGCTTCGGCGAGGAGGCCGCGCGCTGGGCCGACCGGATCGAGGACTCGAAGCTCAAAGCCCGCGCGCTGGCCGCGCTGGCCCGGACCGTCGCGCGGACCGGAGACCGCGTCTCGGCCCGTGAGCTGACCGAGCGCGCGAAGGCGGTTCGAGTGGCCAGGCAGACCGAGGTGCTCGTCGAGCTGGTCAAGACGATGGCGATCATCGGTGACTACCAGCGGTGCCGCCAGCTGGCGCTGCTGATGCCGCAGCCCCAGTCGTCGCGGGCACTGGTCGCGGCGGCCGGAGAACGCTCCGATCACGAGGGCCTGCTGCCGATCGTCTGCCTGGCCCTGCGCAACGGCTCGTGGCGAACCGTTGTGGAGGATCCGCAGGCGCTTCCCGCCGACGTCGTGACCGCGATCGCGGCCGCCGCGCGGAATCGGCTACTGGGCGGCTGA
- a CDS encoding TetR family transcriptional regulator, which yields MARWQPDAHARLEDAALELFAERGFDAVSTAEIAARAGLTKATFFRHFPDKPEVLFWGQDLLAATFRHAIADGAADASPLQLVRAAVLAADPVFDADRHRRAATRQRLIASSATLHERAVLKRAVLARTMTEALEARDVATRTAELAGLAGTATLDAAYAHWAASPTYRAFAGFADREFDLTVRAAAGLTAPASR from the coding sequence ATGGCCCGCTGGCAACCGGACGCGCACGCGCGGCTCGAGGACGCCGCCCTCGAGCTCTTCGCCGAGCGCGGGTTCGACGCGGTGTCCACCGCCGAGATCGCCGCCCGCGCCGGGCTGACCAAGGCGACGTTCTTCCGCCACTTCCCCGACAAGCCCGAGGTGCTGTTCTGGGGCCAGGACCTGCTCGCGGCCACCTTCCGGCACGCCATCGCCGACGGCGCGGCGGATGCTTCGCCGCTCCAGCTCGTGCGTGCGGCGGTCCTCGCCGCCGACCCCGTTTTCGACGCCGACCGACATCGCCGTGCCGCAACCCGTCAACGCCTGATCGCCTCTTCGGCGACCTTGCACGAGCGCGCCGTGCTCAAGCGCGCCGTGCTCGCCCGGACGATGACCGAGGCGCTGGAGGCTCGGGACGTCGCCACCCGGACGGCGGAGCTGGCCGGACTGGCCGGCACCGCCACCCTCGACGCGGCGTACGCGCACTGGGCCGCCAGCCCGACCTACCGCGCGTTCGCCGGCTTCGCCGACCGCGAATTCGACCTGACCGTCCGCGCCGCAGCCGGCCTGACCGCGCCCGCGAGCCGGTGA
- a CDS encoding nuclear transport factor 2 family protein, which translates to MGNTEIAREFIAAYNAHDAERKAALMTEDGRVEFPALNISHGAGWETTSGSNAANLVDDRTIDVQRITASGDAVVIEMLWHGVSKGGPGLAPAGERVEMENCIVLTFRDGLISRYVEYFGRYEGIDLLVLRGRMLERRQPVRSGSPSDRD; encoded by the coding sequence ATGGGCAACACAGAGATCGCACGTGAATTCATCGCCGCCTACAACGCGCACGACGCCGAGCGCAAGGCCGCGCTGATGACCGAAGACGGCCGGGTCGAATTCCCCGCCCTGAACATTTCTCACGGAGCAGGATGGGAAACCACGTCGGGATCGAACGCGGCGAACCTCGTCGACGACCGAACCATCGACGTTCAGCGGATCACCGCCTCCGGTGACGCGGTCGTCATCGAGATGCTGTGGCACGGCGTCAGCAAGGGCGGACCGGGGCTGGCGCCGGCCGGCGAGCGCGTGGAGATGGAGAACTGCATCGTCCTGACGTTCCGGGACGGTCTCATCAGCCGATATGTCGAATACTTCGGCCGGTACGAGGGCATCGACCTGCTGGTTCTTCGGGGCCGCATGCTGGAGCGCCGGCAGCCGGTCCGATCGGGCTCCCCGTCGGACCGGGACTGA
- a CDS encoding carboxymuconolactone decarboxylase family protein, whose translation MAAGDHGLGGRLPLVDPAALTPAQQPFYDAAMEEQYPWSQRAGFQFVTEDRRLIGPYNAFLRRPEVSEKFQEFAKAASRHSSLSPQLCEVVILAVGSAWGSDYEVYAHRILAQVAGVTADDAAAMAAGRSPGKLGREAELVFALVRQLTVEHHVDRTLYDEARSVFGEQGLVDIAALTGVYLTVSSVLNLFAVPAPE comes from the coding sequence ATGGCGGCCGGAGACCATGGTCTGGGCGGGCGTCTCCCGCTCGTCGACCCCGCCGCGTTGACCCCGGCCCAACAGCCCTTCTACGACGCCGCGATGGAGGAGCAGTACCCGTGGTCGCAGCGGGCGGGCTTTCAGTTCGTCACCGAGGATCGACGTCTGATCGGGCCGTACAACGCGTTCCTCCGCCGTCCCGAGGTCTCCGAGAAATTCCAGGAGTTCGCCAAGGCCGCGTCTCGCCACTCGTCGCTGTCGCCGCAGCTGTGTGAGGTCGTGATCCTCGCGGTCGGGTCAGCCTGGGGCTCGGACTACGAGGTTTACGCCCATCGGATCCTGGCGCAGGTCGCAGGAGTCACCGCCGACGACGCGGCGGCGATGGCGGCGGGGCGTTCCCCCGGGAAGCTCGGTCGCGAGGCGGAGCTCGTCTTCGCTCTCGTGCGTCAGCTGACCGTCGAGCATCACGTCGACCGGACGCTCTACGACGAGGCCCGGTCGGTCTTCGGTGAACAGGGCCTCGTTGACATCGCCGCGTTGACGGGCGTGTACCTCACCGTCAGTAGCGTGCTCAATCTCTTCGCCGTGCCCGCGCCCGAGTAA
- a CDS encoding SigE family RNA polymerase sigma factor — protein MRRADEEQFRVFVSERMERWRRGAFLLCRDWHAADDVVSVTVGRIFEKWRKVAAADNPDAYARRMLARAWADECRRSWRRELPSDDLPDGALPADHRIEDQQSLAELLDSLGPRQRAVVVLRFYFSLSVEETAEALAISSGTVKSQSARALTTLRSLANSPQA, from the coding sequence TTGCGGAGAGCCGATGAGGAACAATTCCGTGTCTTCGTGAGTGAGCGCATGGAGCGCTGGCGACGCGGCGCGTTCCTGCTGTGCCGCGATTGGCACGCCGCCGACGACGTGGTCTCGGTGACGGTGGGCAGGATCTTCGAGAAGTGGCGGAAGGTCGCCGCCGCGGACAACCCCGACGCCTATGCGCGGCGCATGCTGGCCCGAGCCTGGGCCGACGAGTGCCGCCGCTCGTGGCGTCGGGAGTTACCCAGCGACGACCTGCCCGACGGCGCACTGCCCGCGGATCACCGGATCGAGGACCAGCAGTCGCTGGCCGAACTCCTCGACTCGCTGGGCCCGCGGCAGCGCGCGGTGGTCGTGCTGCGGTTCTACTTCAGCCTGTCGGTCGAGGAGACGGCAGAGGCATTGGCCATCTCATCCGGAACTGTGAAGAGCCAGTCGGCGCGTGCACTGACCACGCTGCGCTCGCTCGCCAACTCTCCCCAAGCCTGA
- a CDS encoding DUF6301 family protein, with protein MSTAGTVDEAMVRHLFRALADTSWSWTETALADVVSRLGWTLSRRTERIVSADTGLALEDPFARFQVDGVGGIDVARLMLTPLRVDDPIVRAAVDDVFAAVTATATVVLGTPTRRLPGAFPEVRWRGTGASIVLRASPSAVEVEWAGTSYLEQMDKLRELEDAG; from the coding sequence GTGTCGACAGCGGGCACGGTCGACGAGGCGATGGTCCGGCACTTGTTTCGTGCGCTGGCGGACACGAGTTGGTCTTGGACGGAGACAGCGCTCGCGGATGTCGTCTCGCGGCTGGGTTGGACCCTCTCCCGGCGCACCGAGCGGATTGTGTCGGCGGACACGGGTCTTGCCCTGGAGGATCCTTTCGCGCGATTCCAGGTCGACGGGGTGGGAGGCATCGACGTGGCGCGGTTGATGCTGACGCCTCTCCGTGTGGACGACCCCATTGTCCGGGCTGCGGTCGACGACGTCTTCGCCGCGGTGACGGCCACGGCGACCGTGGTGCTGGGAACGCCCACGCGCCGGCTGCCCGGAGCCTTTCCCGAGGTCCGCTGGCGCGGTACGGGCGCTTCGATCGTGCTCAGGGCATCACCGAGTGCCGTGGAAGTGGAGTGGGCGGGCACCTCCTATCTGGAACAGATGGACAAGTTGAGAGAGCTGGAAGATGCCGGTTGA
- a CDS encoding TY-Chap domain-containing protein gives MPVDRWAALSEALALGLTRLAIDDFLVLDAAAGYVQCYQHDDRLLTEALDTGDPRLRELGWGDPDEVDQNLSVVVAWPFSHGAACELAERWVRTLRDVYDADPNTLRYLAANASSNDDWDAGYLGIAQRLDE, from the coding sequence ATGCCGGTTGACCGATGGGCGGCGTTGAGCGAGGCGTTGGCGCTGGGGCTGACCCGGCTGGCGATCGACGATTTCTTGGTACTCGATGCGGCGGCCGGGTACGTGCAGTGCTACCAGCACGATGACCGGCTGCTGACCGAAGCGTTGGATACCGGGGATCCGCGGTTGCGTGAACTTGGCTGGGGAGACCCGGACGAGGTGGATCAGAATCTCTCGGTGGTGGTGGCCTGGCCGTTCTCGCATGGCGCTGCGTGCGAACTGGCCGAGCGATGGGTCCGCACGTTGCGTGACGTCTATGACGCCGATCCGAATACTCTGCGGTACCTGGCGGCGAACGCGTCCTCGAATGACGACTGGGACGCGGGATATTTGGGGATCGCACAGCGGCTCGACGAATGA
- a CDS encoding RNA polymerase sigma factor: MDDPDLPLLTAVARGDQRALEVLYERHGQALLAYAVSMLGDLAAAQEAVQDTMLACWRQASGFASRSTVRTWLFGIVRRQGLSRLRRRTEPSMDTRDLSVADSSPGPEQTALARAEVAEVRAALKHLSDEHREVLWLTFGAELPQAGIAEMLGIPVGTVKSRLHLARAALGAALPEEAHR; this comes from the coding sequence ATGGACGATCCCGATCTGCCTCTGCTCACCGCCGTCGCCCGTGGCGACCAGCGCGCACTCGAGGTGCTCTACGAGCGGCACGGTCAGGCACTGCTGGCGTACGCCGTCTCGATGCTCGGTGACCTCGCAGCCGCGCAGGAGGCAGTCCAGGACACCATGCTGGCCTGCTGGCGGCAGGCGTCCGGATTCGCCTCCCGCTCGACCGTTCGAACGTGGCTGTTCGGCATCGTCCGACGCCAGGGCCTGAGCCGTTTACGCCGACGGACCGAGCCATCGATGGATACCCGCGACCTGTCCGTGGCTGACTCGTCACCCGGACCGGAGCAGACGGCGCTGGCCCGCGCCGAGGTAGCGGAGGTCCGGGCTGCGCTGAAGCACCTGTCCGATGAGCACCGTGAAGTCTTGTGGCTGACGTTCGGCGCCGAACTTCCCCAGGCCGGAATAGCCGAGATGCTCGGAATCCCGGTGGGAACCGTCAAGAGCCGTCTGCATCTCGCGCGCGCCGCATTGGGCGCTGCTCTGCCCGAGGAGGCACACCGATGA
- a CDS encoding cupin domain-containing protein, with protein MRRLTVRRVVTGHDSEGRSRVVDDRDVEAITSALMPGFAAYRLWGGDEPPAFPNDGSPSGVATWFPPPEGSRFIVITHPPEGQTPPVGVDAAAATAELERQMPGMLTSMEPDGSGMHTSDTMDYLMVVHGEATLELDDGERAVVRVGDVVVQNGTRHVWRNYGTEPCTLVAVSVGGSRP; from the coding sequence ATGAGACGTCTGACCGTTCGCCGCGTCGTCACCGGGCACGACAGCGAGGGCAGGTCGCGTGTGGTCGACGACCGGGACGTGGAGGCGATCACCTCCGCGCTGATGCCCGGCTTCGCCGCGTACCGGCTGTGGGGTGGCGACGAGCCGCCCGCCTTCCCGAACGACGGGTCGCCCAGCGGCGTCGCGACGTGGTTCCCGCCGCCGGAGGGATCGCGTTTCATCGTCATCACGCATCCCCCGGAGGGACAGACCCCACCGGTGGGCGTGGACGCAGCCGCAGCCACCGCCGAGCTGGAGCGGCAGATGCCCGGCATGTTGACCTCGATGGAGCCCGACGGCTCCGGGATGCACACCAGCGACACGATGGACTACCTGATGGTCGTGCACGGTGAGGCCACGCTCGAACTCGACGACGGCGAGCGAGCCGTGGTGCGGGTAGGCGATGTGGTCGTCCAGAACGGCACCCGGCACGTGTGGCGCAACTATGGCACCGAGCCCTGCACGCTCGTCGCTGTCTCGGTCGGCGGGAGCCGGCCGTGA
- a CDS encoding ABC transporter ATP-binding protein yields the protein MDAIQIAGLTRRFRRVDALRGVDLTVPGGMFGLLGSNGAGKTTLMRTLAGVLRPTSGTVIVNGHDLTSRDGRLAVQRRLGYLPQDVGVYPDLTAAQFLDYVALLKGLDDSTARRRQIEALLDTVGLSDVAGRRLKGFSGGMRRRVGIAQALLGDPTLIIVDEPTAGLDPEERIRFRTLLSTIATGRTVLLSTHIVEDVAQTCGTTAVMAAGRVIYTGPVSDVVAAGNDRTWEISRPGSAGPLPPGAGTVVSAVAVGAAVTYRVIAEGQPAADATPVAPTLEDGYVALMHRARTAEAGSGVGSGQLRG from the coding sequence GTGGACGCCATCCAGATCGCCGGACTCACCCGGCGCTTCCGCCGCGTCGACGCGCTCCGCGGCGTCGATCTCACCGTGCCGGGCGGGATGTTCGGTCTGCTCGGCAGCAACGGCGCCGGCAAGACGACGCTCATGCGCACGCTGGCGGGGGTGCTCCGGCCGACGTCCGGCACCGTGATCGTCAACGGGCACGACCTCACGAGCCGCGACGGGCGGCTCGCCGTCCAGCGTCGGCTGGGCTACCTACCGCAGGACGTCGGCGTCTATCCGGACCTGACCGCGGCCCAGTTCCTCGACTACGTCGCCCTGCTCAAGGGCCTCGACGACAGCACCGCCCGGCGTCGCCAGATCGAGGCGCTGCTGGACACCGTCGGGCTGTCCGACGTGGCCGGACGTCGGCTCAAAGGTTTCTCCGGAGGCATGCGTCGCCGCGTCGGCATCGCCCAGGCCCTGCTCGGGGATCCGACGCTGATCATCGTTGACGAGCCGACCGCCGGGCTCGATCCAGAGGAACGGATCCGGTTCCGCACACTGTTGAGCACGATCGCCACCGGGCGCACCGTGCTGCTCTCGACGCACATCGTCGAGGATGTCGCCCAGACGTGCGGAACGACTGCGGTGATGGCCGCCGGCCGGGTCATCTACACGGGCCCGGTTTCGGACGTGGTCGCCGCGGGGAACGACCGGACCTGGGAGATCAGCCGCCCCGGCTCGGCCGGCCCACTCCCTCCGGGTGCGGGCACCGTGGTGTCCGCGGTCGCGGTCGGCGCCGCGGTCACCTACCGGGTCATCGCCGAAGGACAGCCCGCTGCCGACGCCACCCCGGTCGCGCCGACACTCGAAGACGGCTACGTGGCCTTGATGCACCGGGCCCGGACCGCGGAGGCCGGTAGCGGGGTGGGGAGCGGTCAGCTCCGGGGCTGA
- a CDS encoding putative glycolipid-binding domain-containing protein has protein sequence MVSGAVALTRRRDRRLRWMTSSGNLDGCKYVDIADTPFTNTLPVRRLGLVRGAAADITVAYVDGMDLQPWPEPQRYTRLDRDGADVYRFTSLDGGLTADLPVDAEGLVLDYPGPMTISDTDIAGRLDPHGCRVE, from the coding sequence ATGGTGTCCGGCGCTGTCGCTCTGACACGTCGGCGAGATCGGAGGCTCCGGTGGATGACGTCTTCTGGGAACCTCGACGGCTGCAAATACGTCGACATCGCCGACACGCCGTTCACGAACACGTTGCCGGTCCGCCGGCTCGGACTGGTGCGCGGCGCTGCCGCCGACATCACCGTCGCCTATGTCGATGGGATGGATCTGCAGCCCTGGCCGGAGCCGCAGCGCTACACGCGGTTGGACCGGGACGGGGCGGACGTCTACCGGTTCACGAGCCTCGACGGGGGCCTCACGGCCGACCTACCTGTCGACGCGGAGGGACTGGTGCTCGACTACCCGGGCCCGATGACGATCAGCGACACGGACATCGCCGGCCGACTCGACCCCCATGGATGCCGCGTTGAGTGA